The nucleotide window ACACCCTGAAGCTTTTAGAGGAGAAAGGAGTCGTCTTGGCACTGGCGACCGACGAGGATCAAGTCCGCTATGAAGCAAATTTAACACCCCATGGTCACTTTAAGTGTGTCCGGTGCGGTGTTCTGTGCGACCTGAATATCCCAGCCATCGGCTCCCCGGGGCAAGAGATCGAGGGAAATCTGGTCCTGGAGTATCAAGTGCTGGCGAAGGGGATTTGCCGGCAGTGCCGGGCGGCGGAAAATCAGCGCCATGAATAAAGTAAATCAACCCCATGATTAAACTTAAGGAACCCCACAAAAGGAAAAGACCCGTTTTACGCGGGTCTTTTCCTTTTTTCGTTTTGTACCTTGGCGGCAGAGCGGCGCAAAAGGTAAAGGCATGCTCAACGGTTTTTCTGGGCGGCGGTCGCGCGGCGGTCGTCGAGAATTGGTTTGAGGGTCTGCCAGCCACCGCTTAAGTTCCTGGCCTTAAAGCCATTTTGGATCAGGATCCGGGTCGCCAGGTAGGAGGTGAGGCCGATCGTGCAGTAGACGATAATCTCCTTATCCCTGGGCAGTTCATGGAGGCGCTGCCGCAATTCGGCGAGGGGGATGTGGAGCGCCCCTTCAAGGGCCCCGGCGGCGAACTGGCTTTTGGACCGGACATCAAGCAGGAGAAAGTCCGGGTTTTCCTGGTCAAGGATCTGGTCCCAGGAGGCTACCGGCAGATCACCACGGATGATGTTGCCCG belongs to Capillibacterium thermochitinicola and includes:
- a CDS encoding Fur family transcriptional regulator: MGMSLQEICDALERVGIRPTHQRIEIMKYLAQHRVHPTAEMIYTELKEAIPTFSKTTVYNTLKLLEEKGVVLALATDEDQVRYEANLTPHGHFKCVRCGVLCDLNIPAIGSPGQEIEGNLVLEYQVLAKGICRQCRAAENQRHE